The Mycobacterium sp. 3519A genome contains a region encoding:
- a CDS encoding LLM class flavin-dependent oxidoreductase, which yields MKFSISIPQRAADGFDADGTRDFLKRAEELGFEGGWTLEQIVGPAPSLAPLQLLSWAAAHTTRLRLGVAVLITSLHDPLQLATAIAATDQLSHGRLDVGVGHGGNSRPFSAFGVEKDTFVSYFTEGLALMKAAWSDDPTVTFHGRFRDVDGLLIEPKPVQRPHPPLWFGGGAPKALARGVRLGDAFMGAGSSTTESFAEAVQVVRRELDEQGKDATRFRIAKRVYLTVDDDAARARERVLAGLHRIYGDPLASRLGDVPVAGTVDDVVRGLREVIDAGAEMILLNPVGRDVVEDREQMERLAAEVIPQLS from the coding sequence GTGAAATTCTCGATTTCCATTCCTCAGCGGGCAGCGGACGGTTTCGACGCCGACGGCACCCGCGACTTCCTGAAGCGGGCCGAAGAACTGGGGTTCGAAGGCGGCTGGACGCTGGAGCAAATCGTCGGGCCCGCACCGTCTCTCGCACCTCTGCAGCTGCTGTCGTGGGCCGCCGCGCACACCACCCGGTTACGGTTGGGCGTCGCCGTGCTCATCACGTCGCTGCACGACCCGCTGCAACTCGCGACGGCCATCGCCGCCACGGACCAGCTCAGCCACGGTCGGCTCGATGTCGGCGTCGGCCACGGCGGCAACTCCAGGCCGTTTTCGGCGTTCGGCGTCGAGAAGGACACGTTCGTGAGCTACTTCACCGAAGGCCTCGCGTTGATGAAGGCCGCGTGGTCCGACGATCCGACCGTGACGTTCCACGGCCGCTTCCGCGATGTCGACGGTCTGCTGATCGAGCCGAAGCCGGTGCAGCGGCCGCACCCGCCGCTCTGGTTCGGCGGGGGCGCCCCCAAAGCCTTGGCCCGCGGGGTACGGCTTGGTGACGCGTTCATGGGTGCCGGTTCGTCGACCACCGAGAGTTTCGCCGAAGCAGTGCAGGTGGTGCGCCGCGAACTCGACGAACAAGGCAAGGACGCAACAAGATTCAGGATCGCCAAGCGTGTCTACCTGACCGTCGACGACGACGCGGCCCGTGCCAGGGAGCGGGTGCTCGCCGGTCTGCACCGCATCTACGGCGACCCCCTCGCCTCCCGCCTTGGCGACGTCCCGGTGGCGGGCACCGTCGACGACGTGGTCCGTGGGCTGCGTGAGGTCATCGACGCCGGAGCTGAGATGATCTTGTTGAACCCTGTCGGCAGGGACGTCGTTGAAGACCGTGAGCAGATGGAACGGCTTGCTGCGGAGGTGATCCCGCAGCTCAGCTGA
- the sppA gene encoding signal peptide peptidase SppA, with protein MFAFLSGVPGVDDLRNLAKRVDTARHHGVPDGCVLELDLQAMPQETGGFDPFAMIASGGKPLVLRETVAAIHRAAEDPRVAGLIARVQIPAAAPGPVQELRDAIVAFSDVKPSLAWAETYPGTLSYYLASAFREVWMQPSGTVGLVGFATNAMFLRDALDKAGIEAQFIARGEYKSAANLFTQDRYTDAHREADSRLIESLHGQVLQAVAAARHLEAPEVDTLADKAPLLRDDAVTGRLVDRIGFRDEAYARIAELVGAPGISPETGDADSDDAPPRLYLSRYARATASRPMPPTPPIPGRKAKPKIAVVTLHGPIVSGRGGPQVLPFGSSSAGGDTIAAALREAAADDDVSAIVLRVDSPGGSVTGSETVWREVNRIRDNGKPIVASMGAVAASGGYYVSMSADTIVANAGTITGSIGVVTGKLVARELKDRLGVGSDSVRTNANADAWSINHPFTDDQHAHVEAEADLFYTDFVERVAKGRKMTVEAVDAIARGRVWTGADALERGLVDELGGLRTAVTRAKVLAGLEPDTDVRVVSYPGSSLMDMLRPKASSAPAAASLPDALAALVGRSVAGAVSQVERSLTGVSALWLGEYRF; from the coding sequence ATGTTTGCTTTCCTGTCTGGTGTTCCCGGCGTCGACGACCTGCGCAACCTGGCCAAGCGGGTGGACACCGCACGGCACCACGGCGTGCCGGACGGGTGCGTGCTCGAACTGGATTTGCAGGCGATGCCGCAGGAGACCGGCGGCTTCGATCCGTTCGCGATGATCGCCAGCGGCGGCAAACCGTTGGTGTTGCGCGAAACCGTCGCCGCCATTCACCGCGCCGCCGAGGATCCGCGGGTGGCCGGCCTGATCGCCCGGGTGCAGATACCCGCCGCCGCGCCAGGTCCGGTACAGGAACTGCGGGACGCCATCGTGGCGTTCAGCGACGTGAAACCGTCGCTGGCGTGGGCCGAGACCTATCCGGGCACGCTGTCGTACTACCTGGCGTCGGCCTTCCGCGAGGTGTGGATGCAGCCGTCGGGCACGGTGGGCCTGGTCGGCTTCGCCACCAATGCGATGTTCCTGCGTGACGCGCTCGACAAGGCAGGTATCGAGGCGCAGTTCATCGCGCGCGGCGAATACAAGTCGGCGGCAAACCTTTTCACACAGGACCGCTACACCGACGCGCACCGAGAAGCGGACAGCAGGCTGATCGAAAGCCTGCACGGCCAGGTGTTGCAGGCGGTCGCCGCCGCACGGCATCTCGAGGCCCCCGAGGTCGACACCCTCGCCGACAAGGCGCCGCTGCTGCGCGACGACGCCGTCACCGGACGCCTGGTCGACCGCATCGGCTTCCGCGACGAGGCGTACGCGCGCATCGCCGAACTCGTTGGTGCGCCCGGGATTTCACCCGAAACGGGGGATGCCGATTCCGACGACGCGCCGCCACGGCTGTACTTGTCCCGGTACGCCAGGGCCACCGCGTCGCGGCCCATGCCGCCCACCCCGCCGATTCCCGGACGTAAGGCGAAGCCGAAGATCGCCGTCGTGACGCTGCACGGTCCGATCGTCAGCGGGCGCGGCGGCCCGCAGGTGTTGCCGTTCGGCAGTTCGAGCGCGGGCGGCGACACCATCGCCGCGGCGTTGCGTGAGGCCGCCGCCGATGACGACGTCTCGGCGATCGTGTTGCGGGTGGACAGTCCGGGCGGTTCGGTGACCGGCTCGGAAACCGTTTGGCGCGAGGTGAATCGGATCCGTGACAACGGTAAGCCGATAGTGGCGTCGATGGGCGCGGTCGCGGCATCGGGCGGCTACTACGTGTCGATGTCGGCCGACACGATCGTCGCCAACGCAGGCACCATCACGGGTTCGATCGGTGTGGTGACCGGCAAGCTGGTGGCCCGAGAACTGAAGGACCGCCTCGGTGTCGGCTCCGACTCGGTGCGCACCAACGCCAACGCCGACGCGTGGTCGATCAACCATCCGTTCACCGACGATCAGCATGCACACGTCGAGGCCGAGGCCGACCTGTTCTACACCGATTTCGTCGAGCGGGTGGCCAAGGGGCGCAAGATGACGGTCGAGGCCGTCGACGCGATCGCCCGCGGCCGGGTCTGGACGGGCGCCGATGCGTTGGAGCGCGGGCTGGTCGACGAACTCGGCGGACTGCGCACCGCGGTCACGCGGGCCAAGGTGCTCGCCGGCCTGGAACCGGACACCGACGTGCGCGTCGTGAGCTATCCGGGGTCGTCGCTGATGGACATGTTGCGGCCGAAGGCGTCGTCTGCGCCTGCCGCAGCTTCGCTGCCGGACGCGCTCGCAGCGTTGGTGGGCCGCTCGGTGGCCGGTGCGGTCAGCCAGGTCGAGCGGTCGTTGACCGGCGTCAGTGCGCTGTGGCTGGGCGAATACCGCTTCTAA
- a CDS encoding IS30 family transposase, which translates to MRPSRYACVGRQFWGHVGDGTSVVEAAQAVGVSVRTGWRWFADAGGVRPKFPDETGVRKWSRLGEDERNEIQDGIARGESIRQIGRRLGRPASTVMREIDRNAFCRGRYRSRYRFGAQRHGGWDATPRYRAGVAQARAHARARRPKPRKLATNERLHLEVQNRLLDDHSPQQIANRLPIEFPDDAEMRVSHETIYQSIYVQGKGNLRRELHKCLRTGRALRKPQRRGNQRRGQIRDMVNISERPPEVEDRAVPGHWEGDLIMGSTASGSAIGTVVERMTRFVLLLHLPDDHGALAVQEAIVAKMAQLPAILRKTLTWDQGKEMANHAAIAAATELDIYFCDPHSPWQRGTNENTNGLLRQYFAKGTDLSIFPADYLDYVAAKLNNRPRQTLSWKTPAETLDELLSNPSKPPAVAITA; encoded by the coding sequence ATGCGTCCGTCGCGTTATGCCTGTGTTGGTCGTCAGTTCTGGGGTCATGTCGGCGATGGCACGTCGGTGGTGGAGGCGGCGCAGGCAGTCGGTGTGTCGGTGCGCACCGGCTGGCGCTGGTTTGCCGATGCTGGCGGGGTGAGACCCAAATTTCCTGATGAGACCGGTGTGCGGAAGTGGTCGCGGCTGGGCGAAGACGAACGTAACGAAATTCAAGACGGCATTGCCAGAGGGGAAAGCATTCGGCAGATCGGCAGGCGGCTGGGCCGCCCGGCCTCGACGGTCATGCGTGAGATCGACCGAAACGCGTTCTGCCGTGGACGATATCGTTCGCGGTACCGGTTCGGGGCGCAACGGCACGGCGGCTGGGATGCCACGCCGAGGTATCGGGCCGGCGTCGCACAGGCGCGTGCTCACGCGCGGGCTCGACGCCCGAAACCGCGCAAGCTGGCCACCAATGAACGGTTGCACCTTGAGGTGCAGAATCGGCTGCTAGACGACCACAGTCCTCAACAGATCGCCAACCGGCTGCCGATCGAATTTCCCGACGATGCGGAGATGCGGGTGTCCCACGAGACCATCTATCAGTCGATCTACGTGCAGGGTAAAGGAAATCTGCGCCGTGAGCTGCACAAATGTCTACGCACTGGGCGGGCGTTGCGCAAGCCTCAACGACGCGGTAACCAGCGCCGAGGGCAAATCCGCGACATGGTCAACATCAGCGAGCGTCCACCGGAGGTCGAAGACCGTGCCGTACCCGGCCACTGGGAAGGTGACCTGATCATGGGTAGCACCGCATCGGGTTCGGCGATCGGCACCGTGGTCGAACGCATGACTCGGTTCGTGCTGCTGCTGCATCTGCCTGACGACCACGGTGCCCTGGCAGTGCAAGAGGCCATCGTCGCGAAAATGGCTCAGCTGCCGGCGATTCTGCGTAAGACACTGACCTGGGATCAAGGCAAAGAGATGGCCAATCACGCCGCTATCGCCGCAGCGACGGAATTAGATATCTACTTCTGTGATCCGCACTCACCATGGCAGCGCGGGACCAACGAGAACACCAACGGACTGCTGCGCCAATACTTTGCTAAAGGCACCGACTTGTCGATCTTCCCGGCAGACTATCTGGACTACGTCGCCGCCAAGCTCAACAACCGGCCCCGGCAAACCCTGAGCTGGAAGACCCCAGCCGAAACCCTCGACGAACTACTCTCAAACCCGTCAAAACCACCCGCTGTTGCAATCACAGCGTGA
- a CDS encoding cation acetate symporter, translating to MTYLAADQTVGNPVANIAIFALFVGITLYVVIRAGRRKATADEFFTGGRGFSGPQNGIAIAGDYLSAASFLGIAGAIAVYGYDGFLYSIGFLVAWLVALLLVAELLRNTGRFTMADVLSFRLKQKPVRMAAATSTLTVSLFYLLAQMAGAGGLVALLLDINGRTGQSVVIAVVGVLMIVYVLIGGMRGTTWVQIIKAVLLITGAAIMTVMVLARFGLDFSAILGSAQQAISGSASEAVASRDVLAPGAQYGGSVTSKINLISLGLALVLGTAGLPHVLMRFYTVPTAKEARRSVVWAIGLIGAFYLFTLALGYGAAAIVGPDRILAAAGGQNSAAPLLAYELGGVILLGVISAVAFATILAVVAGLTITASTSFAHDVYASVMKNHTVSGEEQVRVSRITAVVLGVLAIGLGILANGQNIAFLVALAFAVAAAANLPTIVYSLYWPRFNTRGALWSMYGGLISTIVLIVFSPAVSGAKTAMIPGADFAWFPLANPGIVSIPLAFLLGIVGTLTSPDRGDPDVNAEFEVRALTGVGAEEAAAH from the coding sequence ATGACGTACCTCGCCGCCGATCAAACGGTCGGCAATCCGGTGGCCAACATCGCGATCTTCGCGCTGTTCGTCGGCATCACCCTGTATGTCGTCATCCGTGCCGGCCGCAGGAAGGCCACGGCCGACGAGTTCTTCACGGGCGGGCGCGGCTTCAGCGGCCCGCAGAACGGCATCGCAATCGCAGGCGACTATCTCTCCGCGGCAAGCTTTCTCGGTATCGCGGGAGCGATCGCTGTTTACGGCTACGACGGCTTCCTGTACTCGATCGGGTTCCTGGTGGCGTGGCTGGTGGCTCTGCTGCTGGTCGCCGAGCTCCTACGCAACACGGGCCGTTTCACCATGGCCGACGTGCTGAGCTTCCGGCTCAAGCAGAAGCCGGTCCGGATGGCCGCCGCCACCTCGACGCTGACGGTGTCCCTGTTCTATCTGCTGGCGCAGATGGCGGGCGCGGGTGGACTGGTCGCGCTCCTGCTCGACATCAACGGAAGGACCGGCCAGAGCGTCGTCATCGCCGTCGTCGGCGTGCTGATGATCGTCTATGTGCTGATCGGCGGCATGCGAGGCACCACATGGGTGCAGATCATCAAGGCGGTGCTGTTGATCACCGGTGCGGCGATCATGACGGTGATGGTGCTGGCGAGGTTCGGGCTGGATTTCTCGGCGATCCTTGGATCGGCACAACAGGCGATCTCGGGGTCGGCCAGTGAAGCCGTCGCCAGTCGCGACGTGTTGGCGCCCGGCGCACAGTACGGCGGATCGGTCACGTCGAAGATCAACCTGATCTCGCTCGGCCTGGCGCTGGTGCTCGGGACCGCGGGTCTACCGCACGTGCTGATGCGGTTCTACACGGTGCCGACGGCGAAAGAGGCGCGCCGATCGGTGGTGTGGGCGATCGGGCTGATCGGCGCCTTCTATTTGTTCACGCTCGCACTGGGTTACGGCGCAGCGGCGATTGTCGGTCCCGACCGCATTCTCGCCGCAGCGGGCGGGCAGAATTCCGCCGCGCCGCTACTGGCCTACGAACTCGGCGGTGTCATCCTGCTCGGTGTCATCTCGGCGGTCGCGTTCGCCACCATCCTCGCGGTGGTCGCGGGCCTGACCATCACGGCGTCGACCTCGTTCGCACACGATGTGTACGCCAGTGTGATGAAGAACCACACCGTCAGCGGTGAAGAGCAGGTGCGGGTTTCCCGTATCACCGCTGTGGTGCTCGGTGTGCTCGCGATCGGGTTGGGCATCCTGGCCAACGGGCAGAACATCGCGTTCCTCGTGGCGCTTGCGTTCGCGGTCGCCGCGGCGGCCAATCTGCCGACCATCGTGTACTCGCTGTACTGGCCGCGGTTCAACACCCGCGGCGCGCTGTGGAGCATGTACGGCGGGCTGATCTCCACGATCGTGCTGATCGTCTTCTCCCCCGCCGTCTCCGGCGCCAAGACCGCGATGATCCCTGGCGCCGACTTCGCGTGGTTCCCGCTCGCCAACCCGGGCATCGTGTCGATTCCGCTGGCGTTCCTGCTCGGCATCGTCGGCACGCTGACCTCACCCGACCGCGGCGACCCCGACGTCAACGCGGAGTTCGAGGTGCGGGCGCTGACCGGAGTGGGAGCGGAAGAGGCTGCCGCACACTGA
- a CDS encoding DUF485 domain-containing protein, producing MSPTDSPPRSASTTHQPNYVECQQSQEFAQLRKALRRFAFPMTAFFLVWYASYVLLGAFAHDFMAVKVFGNINMGLLIGLGQFVTTFVITGLYVRFANKELDPRAEAIRADLQGEHA from the coding sequence GTGTCACCTACCGACAGTCCCCCACGCAGCGCGTCGACGACGCATCAACCGAACTACGTCGAATGCCAGCAGAGCCAGGAGTTCGCGCAGCTGCGAAAAGCGCTGCGCCGGTTCGCTTTCCCGATGACCGCCTTCTTCCTGGTTTGGTACGCCAGCTACGTGCTGCTCGGTGCGTTCGCACACGACTTCATGGCGGTCAAGGTGTTCGGCAACATCAACATGGGCTTGCTCATCGGGCTGGGCCAGTTCGTGACGACGTTCGTCATCACCGGTCTGTATGTGCGGTTCGCCAATAAGGAACTCGACCCGCGTGCCGAGGCGATCCGCGCGGACCTGCAGGGAGAGCACGCATGA
- a CDS encoding cation acetate symporter: MTGSAALTGAALLAAAVATVVVGVYGGRLSRTTSDFLVASRSVDPRWNAAAISGEYLSAASFLGVAGLVAKYGADALWYPIGFTAGYLGLLLFVAAPLRRSGAYTVPDFTEFRLGSSRLRMMTMLFVVVICVLYLVPQYQGAGLTLRILLGLPFWVGPVAVGLIVIANVVGGGMRSITFVQAFQYWLKLTAIAVPALALLALFFARPAPLGEPLPPTVRQHTTISIETAVVLQVDAPAGLSVTGTMDGRPVHDAAVPSSGEHTFGAGTTLTLAAGTATPVVAGAPSTGAEWIASGGGLGGAHPLFQVLSTIVATFLGTMGLPHVMVRFYTNPDGRAARRTALTVIALLTLFYVFPTLMGVFARLHVPALLVTGDTDAAVLLMPQAAFAGPVGQLLAALAAAGAIAAFLATSSGLLVSIAGALATDVLRGRVRDFRIAALIGGLIPMPLALAASQLSLSRNVGLVFAVAASTLCPLLLLGIWWRGLTAVGAMCGLAAGGTVSGAAAALALAGGVDDNVLAGWPAALVGYPAAVSVPLAFITMVLVSKVTRAPDDTSRIFARMHVPERLGMGVERVPRG; the protein is encoded by the coding sequence GTGACAGGATCGGCGGCGCTGACGGGGGCGGCGCTGCTGGCCGCTGCGGTCGCGACCGTGGTGGTGGGTGTATACGGCGGACGGTTGTCGCGCACCACGTCGGACTTCCTTGTCGCCTCCCGCAGCGTCGACCCCCGCTGGAACGCCGCAGCGATCTCGGGCGAATATCTCTCGGCCGCATCGTTTCTCGGGGTCGCAGGTCTGGTCGCCAAGTACGGCGCCGACGCGTTGTGGTACCCGATCGGCTTCACGGCAGGCTATCTGGGGTTGTTGCTGTTCGTCGCTGCACCGCTACGCCGATCCGGGGCGTACACGGTGCCCGATTTCACCGAATTCCGGCTGGGTTCTTCGCGTTTGCGCATGATGACCATGCTGTTCGTCGTCGTGATCTGTGTGCTCTATCTCGTTCCTCAGTACCAGGGAGCCGGACTGACGCTGAGGATCCTGCTGGGCCTGCCGTTCTGGGTCGGACCGGTGGCGGTGGGGCTGATCGTGATCGCCAACGTCGTCGGCGGCGGGATGCGGTCCATCACGTTCGTCCAGGCGTTCCAATACTGGTTGAAGCTCACGGCGATCGCGGTGCCTGCCCTCGCGCTGCTGGCGCTCTTTTTCGCGCGCCCCGCACCGCTCGGCGAGCCGCTGCCGCCGACGGTCCGCCAACACACCACGATCTCGATCGAAACCGCGGTGGTTCTCCAGGTCGACGCCCCCGCCGGGCTGTCAGTCACCGGGACCATGGACGGTCGGCCGGTACACGACGCCGCAGTCCCGTCGAGCGGCGAGCACACGTTCGGCGCAGGTACCACGCTGACGCTGGCCGCCGGGACGGCCACGCCGGTAGTGGCTGGCGCACCGAGTACGGGCGCGGAGTGGATCGCCTCCGGCGGCGGACTGGGCGGTGCGCATCCGTTGTTCCAGGTGCTGTCCACCATCGTCGCCACATTTCTCGGCACCATGGGGCTGCCGCACGTGATGGTCCGGTTCTACACCAACCCCGACGGCAGAGCGGCACGGCGGACCGCCCTCACGGTGATCGCGCTGCTCACCCTCTTCTACGTATTCCCCACGCTGATGGGCGTTTTCGCCCGCCTGCACGTGCCCGCGCTGCTCGTCACCGGCGACACCGATGCCGCGGTGTTGCTGATGCCGCAGGCCGCGTTCGCCGGTCCGGTGGGACAGTTGCTGGCCGCTCTCGCGGCCGCAGGCGCCATCGCCGCGTTCCTGGCCACGTCGTCCGGGCTGTTGGTGAGCATCGCAGGCGCGTTGGCCACCGACGTGCTGCGCGGGCGTGTTCGAGACTTCCGGATCGCGGCCCTCATCGGTGGACTGATACCCATGCCACTGGCGTTGGCGGCGTCGCAATTGAGTCTGTCGCGCAACGTCGGCCTGGTGTTCGCGGTCGCGGCCTCCACGCTGTGCCCACTTCTGCTGCTCGGCATCTGGTGGCGGGGCCTGACCGCGGTGGGAGCGATGTGCGGGCTGGCCGCCGGCGGCACGGTGTCCGGCGCCGCTGCGGCGTTGGCGCTCGCGGGCGGTGTCGACGACAACGTCCTCGCGGGATGGCCCGCGGCGCTCGTCGGCTATCCCGCCGCCGTCAGCGTTCCGCTGGCCTTCATCACGATGGTGCTGGTCAGCAAGGTCACCAGGGCGCCTGACGACACCTCGCGGATCTTCGCGCGCATGCATGTGCCCGAACGCCTCGGCATGGGCGTCGAGCGGGTTCCGCGGGGCTGA
- a CDS encoding LytTR family DNA-binding domain-containing protein — protein sequence MTQELTVLAVDDEAPALDELTYLLQQHPAIGRVLGAADATSALRQLREGGVDAVFLDINMPGLSGLELASVLANFAEPPPVVFVTAHDDKAVAAFDVGAVDYLLKPIRRDRLDEAVRRLTTNRTPDATAAGEPDQRMDVVPAEIGGVTNLIPRDSIGWVEAEGDYARLHAASGSYLVRIPLSTLESRWADAGFQRVHRSYLVSLGLVTGVRTKGGSVTVRLRANGKSPAVELPVSRRQVRELRDRLIRDPLRGYRQVPGDD from the coding sequence GTGACGCAGGAGTTGACCGTGCTTGCCGTCGACGACGAAGCGCCCGCCCTCGACGAGCTGACCTACCTGCTGCAGCAGCACCCGGCGATCGGCCGGGTGCTCGGCGCGGCGGACGCGACGTCGGCGCTGCGCCAATTGCGCGAGGGCGGTGTCGACGCGGTCTTCCTGGACATCAACATGCCCGGACTCTCCGGCCTCGAATTGGCTTCTGTGCTGGCGAATTTCGCCGAACCGCCCCCGGTCGTGTTCGTCACCGCGCACGACGACAAGGCGGTGGCGGCATTCGACGTCGGCGCCGTGGACTACCTCCTCAAGCCCATCCGCCGCGACCGTCTCGACGAGGCGGTGCGCAGGCTGACGACCAACCGAACACCCGACGCCACGGCCGCAGGCGAACCCGATCAGCGGATGGACGTGGTGCCCGCCGAGATCGGCGGGGTCACGAACCTGATCCCCCGGGACTCCATCGGCTGGGTCGAGGCCGAGGGCGATTACGCCCGCCTGCATGCCGCGTCCGGCTCGTACCTGGTGCGCATCCCGCTGAGCACGCTCGAATCCCGTTGGGCCGATGCGGGTTTCCAGCGAGTGCACCGCTCGTATCTGGTGTCGCTCGGTCTGGTGACGGGTGTGCGCACCAAGGGCGGTTCGGTGACGGTGCGCCTGAGGGCCAACGGGAAGTCACCCGCCGTGGAACTTCCGGTCAGCCGCCGACAGGTGCGGGAGCTGCGTGACCGGCTGATCCGCGATCCGCTGCGCGGCTACCGTCAGGTGCCCGGCGATGACTAG
- a CDS encoding sensor histidine kinase, with protein sequence MSGAVLTVVVAALVAAALAATAYLVRSRRVVATPTERAVHETLHTASLAARALRKGLDDESARAAAPHLRKLTGADAVVVFDAEGRVLVRDPVDAAVWSEDVLAESQRAAHDSMTGQRRVMSGGQPAVIAQPLLADGSGVIGVLAVVTTQTPGPGMLGAVGEVARYASSQIELAELDASRARLDRAEVLALRAQISPHFVYNALNTIASFVRTDPDRARELILDFADFTRYSFRAAGQFTTLAEELHNIDRYLRLERARFGESLVVRLQVAPEVLNVVVPFLALQPLVENAVRHGLAGRGGGLVEIVASDERSDCVITVEDDGAGMDPDVLRTAHADALAASDSDGPSAHVGLTNVDHRLRAAFGNDYGLVVETAVGAGTKVVMRVPKFRSGVRASGGDLA encoded by the coding sequence ATGTCCGGCGCGGTCCTGACGGTGGTCGTCGCGGCGTTGGTGGCGGCCGCTCTGGCCGCCACGGCGTACCTCGTCAGGAGCCGACGGGTGGTGGCGACGCCGACCGAACGCGCGGTACACGAGACACTTCATACCGCATCACTGGCGGCGCGTGCGCTGCGTAAGGGCCTGGATGACGAGTCGGCACGCGCTGCGGCGCCGCATCTGCGGAAGCTCACCGGCGCGGACGCCGTCGTCGTGTTCGACGCCGAAGGTCGGGTGCTGGTGCGCGATCCCGTCGACGCCGCGGTCTGGTCGGAAGACGTGCTCGCGGAAAGCCAACGCGCTGCGCATGATTCGATGACCGGCCAACGTCGGGTGATGTCGGGTGGGCAGCCTGCGGTCATCGCCCAACCGCTGCTCGCCGACGGCTCGGGAGTCATCGGCGTACTCGCGGTGGTGACGACGCAGACGCCGGGACCAGGGATGCTCGGCGCCGTCGGCGAAGTGGCCCGCTACGCGTCGAGCCAGATCGAACTCGCCGAGTTGGATGCGTCGAGGGCCCGGCTGGACCGCGCCGAGGTGCTGGCGCTGCGGGCGCAGATCAGTCCGCACTTCGTCTACAACGCGTTGAACACGATCGCGTCGTTCGTCCGCACGGATCCGGACCGCGCACGCGAACTGATCCTCGATTTCGCCGACTTCACCCGGTACTCGTTCCGCGCCGCAGGCCAATTCACCACCCTCGCTGAGGAGTTGCACAACATCGACCGCTACCTGCGTCTGGAGCGGGCCCGATTCGGCGAATCCCTGGTGGTGAGACTGCAGGTCGCGCCCGAGGTGCTCAACGTCGTCGTGCCATTTTTGGCATTGCAGCCACTGGTCGAGAACGCGGTGCGGCACGGGCTGGCCGGCCGGGGCGGCGGTCTGGTGGAGATCGTGGCCAGCGACGAGAGATCCGACTGTGTGATCACCGTCGAGGACGACGGCGCCGGGATGGATCCCGACGTGCTGCGCACCGCACACGCCGACGCGCTGGCCGCCTCCGATTCCGACGGTCCTTCGGCGCACGTCGGGTTGACCAATGTCGACCATCGGCTGCGCGCGGCGTTCGGCAACGACTACGGTCTGGTGGTCGAGACGGCGGTGGGCGCAGGTACGAAAGTCGTGATGCGCGTACCCAAGTTCCGGTCCGGAGTCCGGGCCAGCGGAGGTGACCTGGCGTGA